In the Flavobacterium sp. 90 genome, TTTCAATAACCTGAACCTCTTTTCCAGTTTTTGCTTCATTCAAAGTATAAGTCGTAGGTTGAGAAGCACTTGAGAATGTATTAATAAAGAATAGGAAATTTGGACTAAAAGTAGCCGCACTTGTTCCAACTTTAGAAGTTAAACGTACTTTACTTTTTCCGTCTAAACCAATTCTGTAAATATCTCTGTTGATAGAACCATTTTCTGTAGATTGATAGAAAATAGTTTTTGTTTTTTCGTCAAAACCGTAGTAATTCACTACTTCCCAGTTACCTTTAGTAACCTGATTTTTAAGTTTTCCGGTTTTATCATAAACATAAATATGATTAAATCCGTCTTTTTCGCTAGTCCAGATAAAACTATTATCTTTTAAGAAAGTCAAGTTATCTGTAACATCAACATATGCTTTGTCTTTTTCATTCAAAACCACTTTTGCAGCGGCTGTAGTTCCATCAACAAAAAGTAAATCAAGATTATCCTGGTGACGGTTTAAAACCTGAGCCGATAATATGTTATTATCATTTGTCCATTTTAATCTTGCAATATAAAAGTCGTTATAATTTCCTAAATCAACTTTTTTAGTAGCATTTGCAACAGCATCATATATATGTAATGAAACTACTGAATTTTTCTCTCCTGCTTTAGGATATTTAAACGTTTCGATTGTTGGATATAAATCTTTATGAAACATTGACATTGAAAATTCCGGAACGGCACTTTCGTCAAAACGAATATAAGCTAATTTTTTACTGTCTTTACTCCAGTCAAAAGCTCGGACAAAAGCAAACTCTTCTTCATAAACCCAGTCCGTAATACCATTGATAATTGCGTTTTTCTTTCCATCAGTAGTAACAGCAGTCGATTTTTTTGAAGCTACATCATATACATAAAGGTTATTTTCTTTAGCATAAGCGATTTTAGTTCCATCAGGTGAGAAAGTTGGTTCCTGAATCTGAAAATCGAAAAGTTTTGTTAATGATTTAGAAGTAATATCATATAAATAATAATCTGCAGTAAAAGAGTGACGAAAGATTTTATTAGTATTACAAGCAATTAAAATCTTTTTTTCAGAGGCATCAAAACTATAACTGTTAATTCCGCTTGCTAATTCCTTATGATTTTTTGTATCGATTAAATTAGATACTTTTTTTAAAGTTGCAAAATCATATAAATCTATTTGCATACTCCTACTAGCTCTATCCACATTCAATACAGTATATTGGTCTGTATTTTTCAAAGATTTCAATTCATCCATTCCTTTAGCAAGAAATGCTCCACCATAAATATTCTCAACTGTAATTTTTTGTTGCCCAAAAACAGTAGCAACTAATAACAAAAGTATAACCGTAATTTTACTTGTATTCATTTGAATTATTTTAAATATAAAAAAGAGCCCAATTTTAGTAAAAAAAATAAACATAATACACATTTTAAGTGTTAAATGTTAAAAAAAATAACGATTGCGTACTTTCTAAATTTAAATAGATTTTAAACAAATCTCTTAAATTGGTATCTTTGTCGCAACAATATTATTTAATACACTGAGAATGAACAACGCAGTTGCCGGATTTTCGAAATTATCCAAAAAAGAAAAAATTAACTGGATCGCCAATACCTACTTTTCAGAGCCTCAAGAAGCCTTAACTATTATAAGAAATTACTGGAATTCAGACGAAAAGCTTCAACAATTGCATGACGAATTCATCGAAAACACAATAACTAACCTATACATTCCGTTAGGAGTCGCTCCAAATTTTTTAATAAACAATAAATACAAAACAATCCCAATGGCAATTGAGGAAAGTTCTGTAGTTGCAGCTGCCTCAAAAGCAGCCAAATATTGGGCAACTCGAGGAGGTTTTAAAGCAACTGTAATTGATACCGAAAAAATTGGACAAGTACATTTTACTTTCAGCGGAGATGCACAAAAACTACAGTTATTTTTCGATCAAATCAAACCAAAATTCTTTTCTGAAACCCAAAGCATTACTAAAAACATGCAACAACGTGGTGGCGGAATTTTAGATATTAAATTAAAAGACAAAAGAAGTTTACTCGAAAACTACTTTCAGCTTCACGCCACTTTTGAGACAAAAGACAGTATGGGCGCAAATTTCATAAACTCTTGTTTAGAGCAATTTGCTACTACTTTAAAAGACGAATTTCAAGGTTCAGATTTATTTTCGAAAGATGAAACCCTTGAAGTAATTATGAGCATTTTGTCTAATTATGTTCCTAATTGCCTTGTTAGAGCCGAAGTTTCTTGCCCAATTGAAGATTTAACCGAAAAACATATTCCGAATCCACAAGAATTTGCCGAGCGTTTTGTTCAGGCAGTTCAAATTGCAGAAGTTGAGCCATTCAGAGCTGTTACACACAATAAAGGCATCATGAATGGTGTTGATGCCGTAATTCTTGCAACTGGAAACGACTTTAGAGCTGTAGAAGCTGGAGTTCATGCATATGCATCAAAAAACGGTCAATATTCAAGTTTATCACATGCCAAAATTGAAAACGGAATTTTTACTTTTTGGCTAGAA is a window encoding:
- a CDS encoding hydroxymethylglutaryl-CoA reductase, degradative, which produces MNNAVAGFSKLSKKEKINWIANTYFSEPQEALTIIRNYWNSDEKLQQLHDEFIENTITNLYIPLGVAPNFLINNKYKTIPMAIEESSVVAAASKAAKYWATRGGFKATVIDTEKIGQVHFTFSGDAQKLQLFFDQIKPKFFSETQSITKNMQQRGGGILDIKLKDKRSLLENYFQLHATFETKDSMGANFINSCLEQFATTLKDEFQGSDLFSKDETLEVIMSILSNYVPNCLVRAEVSCPIEDLTEKHIPNPQEFAERFVQAVQIAEVEPFRAVTHNKGIMNGVDAVILATGNDFRAVEAGVHAYASKNGQYSSLSHAKIENGIFTFWLEIPLAIGTVGGLTSLHPLVKLSLDVLEKPSAKELMEIVAVAGLAQNFAALRSLTTTGIQEGHMKMHLNNIINQFEATDEERHLIKAHFKKNAVSHSAVVEFIENIRK
- a CDS encoding S9 family peptidase, producing MNTSKITVILLLLVATVFGQQKITVENIYGGAFLAKGMDELKSLKNTDQYTVLNVDRASRSMQIDLYDFATLKKVSNLIDTKNHKELASGINSYSFDASEKKILIACNTNKIFRHSFTADYYLYDITSKSLTKLFDFQIQEPTFSPDGTKIAYAKENNLYVYDVASKKSTAVTTDGKKNAIINGITDWVYEEEFAFVRAFDWSKDSKKLAYIRFDESAVPEFSMSMFHKDLYPTIETFKYPKAGEKNSVVSLHIYDAVANATKKVDLGNYNDFYIARLKWTNDNNILSAQVLNRHQDNLDLLFVDGTTAAAKVVLNEKDKAYVDVTDNLTFLKDNSFIWTSEKDGFNHIYVYDKTGKLKNQVTKGNWEVVNYYGFDEKTKTIFYQSTENGSINRDIYRIGLDGKSKVRLTSKVGTSAATFSPNFLFFINTFSSASQPTTYTLNEAKTGKEVQVIENNQALSDKLKAYNLPTKEFFVLKTAKGNELNAWILKPKDFDPSKKYPVFMYQYSGPGSQQVNNDWNSTDDYWFISLTQQGYIVACVDGRGTGFKGADFKKVTQKELGKYEVEDQIDAAKVIGAYPYVDASRIGIFGWSYGGFMASNCIFQGNDVFKMAIAVAPVTNWRFYDSVYTERYMQTPQENASGYDQNSPINHVDKLKGKFLLIHGSGDDNVHLQNSMQMMEALIQANKQFDSQIYPDKDHHILGMRTRINLYNKMTNFIKENL